Genomic segment of Mycobacterium botniense:
CGGAAGCGTCCGCGCAAGTCGGTCTTCTCGATGCTGTCCCAGCCTTGTTTGGCATAGGTGTTTTCGATGCGCTCCCGCACGTCGAGGGTTCCGTGCTTCTTGAGCTCTTCGGTCGGATTGAGCGGCTCGCGCTCCCCGAGCGCCCATTGACCTTCACTGCGGGTCTTGGTGGGACGGGCTGTCGTCATTGCGGTTTCTCCTTCGCGGAGGGAGCCAGCCTGGACCGCGCAAACCAAGCGGTGTAACCGTCCCGGCGGCGCTGGTCTGGCCAGCTGCACGTTTCAGTTGGACGGATCTACGACATCAACGCCAGACAGCGGTAGACGCAGACGTGCTCAAGACATGCCGCCAATTCACCCGGGCAACCTCAGATGGGCTCAGGTGCGCGGCGGTCACCGTAGCATTGTGCCACCCCTACCGGCTGCCGTATGACCAGGTCAAACTTTTTCGCACGCTGATAAAAAAATACCAGCAACGTGGTATGGACACGTCACCGTTGAGCGGGTCAGCCGTCCGCTGCGGTTCGGTGGGGTGCTCGCGGCGCTGGCCAGTCCTGGCGAACTTGTGACGGGGCCGCGGCGTGTCGATCGCCGAGGAGCGGCGCGGACAGGCGAAAATGACCTAGCCAAAACAGGTCAGATGATTGGACTGGAAGTTTCGGGAGATACCACGGTGGCCGGCCCTTCTGAATCAGCCGACGAACCCGTCGGCGTGTTGTCGGCTAGCGCGCCCTCCGCCGGTGAGCCGGACACAGCGGGGCCAGGCGCCCGCGACACCGCCCAGGATGGGCGGGAGTCCGCTGACGGTCAGCGCGACGCGCGGCCGCGCTGGCGCACACCAGCCCGCTGGCTTGTTGCCGCCGCGCTGGTTGCCGTGCTGGCCGGGTCCGGGTTTGGGGGGTGGCTGCTGTTTCAGCGGCATCAAAAGGACGTCGCCGCCCGGCAGGCGCTTGCTGCTGCCGAGAAATTTGTGGTGACGCTGACCTGTGTCGACAGCAACACCATGGATAAACATGTCGCCGAGGTACTCGCCGCTTCGACAGGCGAATTCAACAACAACTACTCCAAGTCCGTCCGCGGGCAGCACCGTCAGCTCATCGTCAATAACCAAGTGACAACACGCGGCCGGGTTGTCGAATCGGCGGTCAAATCCGTCAGCCCGCACAAGGTTCAGGTGCTGCTGATGGTTGACCAGTCGGTAACCAGTCGGGCTGCCCCAGAACCGCAAATTGATCGCAGCCGCATCAAGATGACGATGGAGAAAGTCGGTGGCCGCTGGCTGGTGAGCAAGGTCGAGTTGTTATGAGAAGCTGGTGCGCGGGAACCGCCGCTGCCGCTATCGCCGCATCGATCGCGGCTGGATCAACAGCGTTATCCAGTGCACACGCGGATAGCGTCAACTGGGAAGCTATCGCGCAGTGTGAGTCCGGGGGTAACTGGGCGGCCGACACCGGCAATGGCGACTATGGCGGTCTGCAGATCAGCCTTCCCACCTGGGATGCCAACGGTGGCGCCGAGCTATCCCCACTACCCTCGACCGCCACTCCCCAGGAACAGATCCTGGTGGCGCAGCGGATTATGGCGACCCAGGGGCCGGGAGCGTGGCCGCGGTGCGCGGCGTGCAGCCAGGATGAAGCTCCGGTGGGCTCGCTGACCCATCTCTTGACATACATGTGGGCTCAGGCCGGCGGGTGCCCGGGGTCGTCGCGTGCGGTGGAAGAGGGAGCGGTGTAGCACAGGCCGGGCTATCCGGCGCGATGAACGTCCCACTCCAGGACACGCCGTGAGGATGCGGCACGTTGGTCATGCCGTGCCATGATGTGGGTGCATGACATCGCGTTGGCAGCCGGGCCTGCCGGACGTACGGCTGACACCGGGCCGGCCGTTCGGGATTTACGTGCACGTTCCGTTTTGCGCGACCCGCTGCGGGTACTGCGATTTCAACACGTACACCCCGGCCGAGCTGGGGGGTGTCGATCTGGACGCCTGGCTGG
This window contains:
- a CDS encoding transglycosylase family protein, with translation MRSWCAGTAAAAIAASIAAGSTALSSAHADSVNWEAIAQCESGGNWAADTGNGDYGGLQISLPTWDANGGAELSPLPSTATPQEQILVAQRIMATQGPGAWPRCAACSQDEAPVGSLTHLLTYMWAQAGGCPGSSRAVEEGAV